The following proteins are co-located in the Macadamia integrifolia cultivar HAES 741 chromosome 3, SCU_Mint_v3, whole genome shotgun sequence genome:
- the LOC122074121 gene encoding uncharacterized protein LOC122074121 isoform X3 encodes MKGFFHSIGTLHVLGPVRRPLKILAFKGSAQNDESGSRSRGYYLAKDSVKLSYVPHEGEDTAADSPDVQNVYTSEGDETAAGSVAIQKLLKKWLMMLHTQSSSLATNGILGVAPSERKLSEHQSEGQKREAVKILKAAWCCFLGVDATIKIPLLIFIPLYLAVNIVYGPEVSKDLKPLWILGPLIMALYIKMLRWLWALYIFTFKQAMGEAKNLPTYYLLAYNYMAQGKLKEDIQTRFWQPMLDIKNLDYKTFSKRRLKEFEEWVAEKYLDYVESIWPFYCRTIRFLKKANLI; translated from the exons atgaagggtttcttccacaGCATAGGGACCCTTCATGTTCTTGGACCGGTCAGAAGACCTTTAAAGATCTTAGCCTTCAAAGGCAGTGCCCAGAATGATGAATCAGGAAGCAGATCGAGAGGATATTATTTGGCAAAGGATTCTGTTAAACTCTCTTATGTACCACATGAGGGTGAAGACACTGCAGCAGATTCTCCAGATGTACAGAATGTCTATACTTCAGAAGGAGATGAGACCGCAGCAGGATCTGTTGCTATTCAGAAATTGTTGAAAAAATGGTTGATGATGTTGCACACACAATCTTCTAGTCTGGCAACAAATGGAATTTTGGGGGTGGCACCATCTGAGAGGAAACTCTCTGAACATCAAAGTGAGGGCCAGAAGCGGGAAGCAGTCAAAATTTTGAAGGCAGCTTGGTGTTGCTTTCTGGGAGTAGATGCAACAATAAAGATCCCACTACTGATATT CATACCTTTGTACCTGGCAGTTAATATTGTTTATGGGCCTGAAGTCTCAAAGGACTTGAAACCTCTGTGGATCCTTGGGCCACTGATAATGGCTCTCTACATTAAGATGCTTCGGTGGCTTTGGGCTTTGTACATCTTCACTTTTAAGCAGGCAATGGGTGAGGCGAAGAATTTGCCAACCTACTATTTGCTAGCTTACAACTATATGGCCCAAGGGAAGCTCAAGGAAGACATACAAACCCGTTTCTGGCAACCTATGCTCGACATAAAAAACTTGGACTACAAAACATTCTCTAAGAGGAGATTGAAAGAGTTCGAAGAGTGGGTGGCTGAGAAATACCTGGATTATGTAGAGTCAATATGGCCATTCTACTGCAGGACAATCAGGTTTCTAAAAAAGGCAAATCTCATCTAG
- the LOC122074200 gene encoding uncharacterized mitochondrial protein AtMg00810-like, producing the protein MKDEAKKWFWTAEGMTPFFLDSFVVTLGTRFAMKDLGSLHYFLGVEVTSTSTRLFLSQSKYAQDILRRAYMADIKSTSTPMVLQPDMTDTAPFSDITLFRSIVGALQYLTMTRPNLSYVVNSVCQYMHAPTVAHFGMVKRILRYVCGTLDVGLRILRDSSLDLFAFSDSNWVGCPVTRRSTMNFCTFLGANCISWSAKKQPTVARSSTEAEYQAMASTTAELTWLSFLLHDLGVSQPWPAVLFCDNLSALRMMVNPVFLAHTKHMEIDYHFVREKVALGSLITRFVPSSQQLADAFTKPLAHRAFHGICVKLGLCLHPQSSLRGDIRPLSKSEQSSHDQQPRGQGVT; encoded by the exons ATGAAAGATGAGGCTAAGAAATGGTTTTGGACTGCAGAG GGAATGACTCCATTTTTTTTGGACTCGTTTGTGGTTACTCTCGGTACTCGGTTTGCCATGAAGGATTTGGGTTCCTTACATTATTTTCTGGGAGTTGAGGTCACTTCCACCTCTACAAGGTTGTTTCTTTCCCAGTCCAAGTATGCCCAAGATATCTTGCGGCGTGCTTATATGGCTGATATAAAATCAACATCAACCCCTATGGTGCTTCAACCCGATATGACTGATACTGCGCCTTTCTCTGATATTACTCTGTTTCGGAGCATTGTTGGTGCCTTACAGTATCTTACCATGACTAGGCCTAATCTCTCTTATGTCGTGAACTCTGTGTGTCAGTATATGCACGCTCCAACTGTTGCCCATTTTGGTATGGTTAAACGAATTCTTCGTTATGTCTGTGGTACTTTAGATGTTGGGCTACGGATTCTACGTGATAGCTCTCTTGATTTGTTTGCCTTTTCTGACTCTAATTGGGTTGGGTGTCCTGTTACCCGTCGTTCAACTATGAATTTTTGTACCTTTCTTGGAGCTAATTGTATTTCTTGGAGTGCTAAGAAGCAGCCTACTGTTGCAAGGTCGAGCACTGAGGCGGAGTATCAGGCCATGGCCTCTACAACAGCAGAGTTGACTTGGTTGTCTTTTCTCCTTCATGATCTTGGTGTCTCTCAACCGTGGCCTGCCGTACTGTTTTGTGATAACCTGAGTGCCCTTCGCATGATGGTTAACCCTGTCTTTCTTGCTCATACAAAACATATGGAGATCGACTATCACTTCGTTCGTGAGAAGGTCGCTCTCGGTTCTCTGATCACTCGTTTTGTTCCATCCTCTCAGCAATTGGCTGATGCCTTTACTAAGCCGTTAGCTCACCGAGCGTTTCATGGCATCTGTGTCAAACTTGGTCTGTGCCTTCATCCCCAGTCTAGTTTGAGGGGGGATATTAGACCACTCTCTAAATCtgaacaatcatctcatgaccAACAGCCACGTGGGCAAGGTGTCACGTAG